Proteins from one Caloramator mitchellensis genomic window:
- a CDS encoding leucine-rich repeat domain-containing protein: MKRFVPRLLSTLLLTIITISLFQCVSLAKTTYVKFKDKNLEVLVRKEIKKSKGYITNVDMLRLTKIQAARTTTITSLSGLEYAKNIKLITIPKNTIYDLTPLKYLTKLEKIEIYSSGKIRDIRPLANLKNLKYLDLSGNMITDITPLRYMTKLTVLDISYNKISNINIIRYLPNITELYIENNFVSDLTPLVYLKRLKIFYADDNNITKMPTLPSTLEELSLNGYTRLDVAKLNNLVNLKYLYLDETNLSSLNFISNKPKLIELYVNNNNISDINPLFLYLTNRPNKEDNFYVEIKNNKLNLYEDNNLLWTQLTDILKTNPNAEVKYYDDIEITSLATELAITINPVFSQTSIINWSFDENGNLINNGTNYNENLNQLATEKDVTFFVFDKNFNLIYKSNPDFNFTISDGMQYFFETLHEYGIPIFWLGHNKINSVEYINEYIPLYDSNQQFIGYFVILKATN; this comes from the coding sequence ATGAAAAGGTTCGTTCCACGACTTCTCAGCACGTTACTACTAACCATCATCACAATTTCATTATTTCAATGTGTTTCTTTGGCTAAGACTACATACGTTAAGTTCAAAGATAAAAACCTTGAGGTTCTTGTAAGAAAAGAAATTAAAAAATCAAAGGGCTATATAACAAATGTGGACATGCTAAGATTAACTAAAATTCAAGCCGCAAGAACTACTACAATTACATCGCTTTCTGGACTAGAATATGCTAAAAACATAAAATTAATAACCATTCCTAAAAATACAATTTATGATTTAACTCCACTTAAGTATTTAACTAAGCTTGAAAAAATAGAAATATATTCAAGTGGAAAAATAAGAGATATCCGCCCATTGGCAAACCTAAAAAATTTAAAATATTTAGATTTAAGCGGTAATATGATTACAGATATTACTCCATTAAGATATATGACTAAACTTACTGTTCTTGATATTTCATATAACAAAATTAGCAACATTAATATTATTAGATACCTTCCAAACATAACTGAATTGTATATTGAGAACAATTTTGTATCAGATTTAACTCCACTAGTTTATCTGAAGAGACTAAAAATTTTTTATGCGGATGACAATAATATAACTAAAATGCCTACTTTGCCTTCTACTTTAGAGGAGCTTTCTCTAAATGGTTATACTAGACTTGACGTTGCAAAACTTAATAACCTTGTTAATCTTAAATATTTATATCTAGATGAAACAAATCTTTCTTCGCTTAATTTTATTAGTAATAAACCAAAGTTAATTGAACTATATGTAAATAACAATAATATATCAGACATTAACCCTCTATTTCTTTACCTAACAAACAGGCCTAACAAAGAAGATAATTTTTATGTTGAAATTAAAAATAATAAGCTAAATTTATATGAAGATAACAACCTTTTATGGACACAGCTAACTGATATATTAAAGACTAATCCAAATGCAGAAGTAAAATATTACGATGACATTGAAATCACAAGTTTAGCTACTGAATTGGCGATAACAATTAACCCTGTATTTTCTCAAACTAGCATAATCAATTGGAGCTTTGACGAAAATGGCAACTTAATTAATAACGGAACAAACTACAACGAAAACCTAAATCAGTTAGCAACTGAAAAAGACGTTACTTTTTTTGTGTTTGATAAAAACTTTAATTTAATATATAAATCAAATCCAGATTTCAATTTTACAATTTCCGATGGAATGCAATATTTCTTTGAAACATTGCATGAATATGGTATTCCGATATTCTGGTTAGGCCATAATAAGATTAATTCTGTAGAATATATCAACGAATATATACCACTATATGATTCAAACCAACAATTTATTGGTTACTTCGTAATATTAAAGGCTACAAATTAA
- a CDS encoding GlmL-related ornithine degradation protein, with protein sequence MKIDCLIAEIGSTTTVLNAFNIKDEVRFLGQGQGPTTVLEGDVTIGLNMALDSLAKNLGVDFIEYDEFFATSSAAGGLRMTVHGLVYDMTVRAAKEAALGAGAIIKMVTAGKLRRTDLQKIKEIRPNIILVAGGVDYGERETALYNAELIANLKLNVPVIYAGNIENHEEVKLIFEEAGQPLYIVENVYPRIDMLNVEPTRRVIQKVFEEHITKAPGMTKVRNMVNETIIPTPGAVMESAILLKEDLGDLMVLDVGGATTDVHSVTEGSDEIQRIMVSPEPVAKRTVEGDLGVYVNLPHIVERIGLDELKKEFPDAEELIENRKPIPVTDREKEFVERLTKEAVLTAVRRHAGGLRHLFGPSGKKTIAEGKDLTNVKYIIGTGGALTRLPKRVEILSSIPYDNTGDMFLYPKKGVKVLIDNHYIMASLGVLSKKHREAALNLLKQSLGLEGA encoded by the coding sequence ATGAAAATCGATTGTTTGATTGCCGAAATAGGCAGCACAACAACCGTTTTAAACGCCTTCAATATAAAGGATGAAGTAAGATTTTTAGGTCAAGGTCAGGGACCAACTACGGTTCTTGAGGGAGATGTTACTATTGGGCTTAACATGGCCCTTGATTCGCTTGCAAAAAATTTGGGAGTTGACTTTATAGAATACGATGAGTTTTTTGCAACCTCAAGTGCTGCGGGAGGCCTTAGGATGACAGTGCACGGCCTTGTTTATGATATGACTGTAAGGGCGGCAAAGGAAGCCGCCCTTGGGGCCGGTGCTATTATTAAAATGGTGACTGCAGGAAAGTTAAGAAGAACTGACCTTCAAAAGATAAAGGAGATAAGACCAAACATCATCCTTGTTGCTGGAGGGGTCGATTACGGTGAAAGGGAGACAGCCCTTTACAATGCAGAATTGATTGCAAATTTGAAGCTTAATGTTCCTGTGATTTACGCAGGGAATATCGAAAACCACGAAGAGGTAAAACTTATTTTTGAAGAAGCAGGACAGCCTCTTTATATTGTTGAAAATGTATATCCAAGAATAGATATGTTAAATGTAGAACCCACAAGAAGGGTTATACAGAAGGTATTTGAAGAGCATATTACTAAAGCACCTGGCATGACTAAAGTCAGGAACATGGTAAATGAAACAATTATTCCAACGCCAGGAGCTGTTATGGAAAGCGCGATTCTTCTTAAGGAAGATTTAGGGGATTTGATGGTTTTAGATGTAGGGGGAGCAACCACCGACGTTCATTCGGTAACAGAAGGCAGCGATGAGATACAAAGGATTATGGTAAGTCCAGAACCTGTTGCTAAAAGAACTGTTGAGGGAGATTTAGGGGTTTACGTTAATCTTCCTCATATAGTTGAAAGGATTGGACTTGATGAGCTAAAAAAGGAATTCCCTGATGCGGAAGAACTTATAGAAAATAGAAAGCCTATTCCTGTAACTGATAGAGAAAAGGAATTTGTTGAAAGGCTGACTAAGGAGGCTGTCTTAACTGCAGTAAGAAGGCATGCAGGAGGATTAAGACACCTATTTGGCCCATCAGGCAAAAAGACGATAGCAGAGGGAAAGGACTTAACAAATGTAAAGTATATTATAGGGACTGGTGGAGCCTTGACAAGGCTGCCTAAACGGGTTGAAATTTTATCCAGCATACCCTATGATAATACCGGTGATATGTTTCTTTATCCTAAAAAGGGCGTTAAGGTTCTTATAGATAATCATTATATTATGGCTTCACTTGGGGTTTTATCTAAAAAACACAGGGAAGCGGCGTTAAACTTATTAAAACAAAGTTTGGGCTTGGAAGGTGCTTAA
- the rbr gene encoding rubrerythrin — MPGLKGTRTAENLMKAFAGESQARMRYTYYSSVAKKEGYVQIANIFMETAENEKEHAKVFFKFLNEELKGETVNITADYPVGLSTTLDNLNYAANGEHEEWEDLYPEFAKVAEEEGFPRIAFAFRKIAEVEKRHEARYRKLYDNIVNEKVFKKETKTLWKCNNCGYVHEGEEAPATCPACQHPQGYFEVFVEAY; from the coding sequence ATGCCAGGACTAAAAGGAACAAGGACAGCTGAAAATTTAATGAAGGCATTTGCTGGAGAATCTCAAGCTAGAATGAGGTATACATATTACTCCAGCGTTGCAAAGAAGGAAGGTTATGTTCAAATAGCTAACATATTCATGGAAACAGCAGAAAATGAAAAGGAACATGCTAAAGTTTTCTTTAAGTTTTTAAATGAAGAATTAAAGGGAGAAACAGTTAACATAACTGCAGATTACCCTGTTGGACTTTCAACAACTTTAGATAATTTAAATTATGCTGCAAATGGCGAACATGAAGAATGGGAAGACCTTTATCCTGAATTTGCAAAGGTTGCGGAGGAAGAAGGTTTTCCAAGGATAGCATTTGCTTTTAGGAAAATTGCAGAAGTTGAAAAAAGACATGAAGCAAGATATAGAAAGTTATACGATAATATAGTAAATGAAAAGGTGTTCAAAAAGGAAACAAAAACATTGTGGAAGTGCAATAATTGTGGATATGTTCATGAAGGTGAAGAAGCCCCAGCAACATGCCCAGCATGTCAGCATCCACAGGGATATTTTGAGGTTTTTGTAGAAGCATATTAA
- a CDS encoding ATP cone domain-containing protein, which produces MKVRKKDGRIEDFDMDKLITTVENASDDVKEPMNLSDVENVVQEVEKRLIDEKIEVLDSDFIKDVVVEKLIEFGFKDVAKAYQEFKL; this is translated from the coding sequence ATGAAGGTTAGAAAGAAGGATGGCCGTATTGAAGATTTCGATATGGATAAGCTAATTACGACAGTTGAAAACGCCTCGGATGATGTAAAGGAACCTATGAATTTATCCGATGTAGAAAATGTCGTCCAAGAAGTAGAAAAAAGATTGATCGACGAAAAAATTGAAGTCCTTGATTCTGATTTTATTAAAGACGTTGTGGTTGAAAAACTAATTGAGTTTGGTTTCAAGGATGTTGCTAAAGCTTATCAAGAATTTAAATTATAA
- the orr gene encoding ornithine racemase Orr, translated as MYPRVEIDLNKLRDNTKFLADLSQKSGIKIMAVSKVYCAIPELVKVQVEGGAEYIADSRIENLKKIKDIKVKKVLLRIPMQSQADEVVEYADYSQNSELETIKLLGQAALKKGKTHKVILMVDLGDLREGIWPSDVDHFVSEAIKIQGIKIVGFGVNLTCYGGVIPDENNLGQLVEIALKMKERYSLDLEIISGGNSSSLYLLLEGRLPKGINNLRFGEALVLGRETAYGNMVEGLHKDIFVLKAEIIELKEKPSVPIGNIGMDAFGQKPYFEDKGIMKRAILAMGRQDIDPNGLIPVDKNISIVGASSDHTILDLTNCEKEYKVGDVVEFYMEYGALLRAMTSEYVKKIFV; from the coding sequence ATGTATCCAAGAGTTGAGATTGATTTAAACAAACTAAGGGATAATACAAAGTTTTTAGCTGATTTGTCCCAAAAATCCGGAATTAAAATTATGGCGGTATCAAAGGTATACTGTGCAATTCCTGAGCTTGTAAAGGTTCAAGTTGAGGGAGGAGCAGAGTATATAGCAGATTCTAGAATAGAAAATTTAAAAAAAATAAAAGATATAAAAGTTAAAAAGGTTCTTCTAAGGATTCCAATGCAGAGCCAAGCAGATGAAGTTGTTGAATACGCAGATTACAGCCAAAACTCTGAGTTGGAAACTATAAAACTATTAGGACAGGCAGCTTTAAAAAAAGGCAAAACTCATAAAGTAATTCTTATGGTCGATTTAGGGGATTTAAGGGAAGGTATCTGGCCTTCTGATGTAGACCATTTTGTCAGTGAAGCTATAAAAATTCAGGGGATTAAGATTGTAGGATTTGGAGTCAACTTAACCTGCTATGGCGGTGTAATTCCTGATGAAAACAATTTAGGGCAGCTAGTTGAAATAGCGCTGAAGATGAAGGAAAGATATAGTCTGGATTTAGAGATTATTTCAGGGGGAAATTCCAGCAGTTTATATCTGCTTCTTGAAGGTAGACTTCCAAAGGGGATAAACAATTTAAGATTCGGAGAGGCTCTTGTTTTAGGAAGAGAAACAGCCTATGGAAATATGGTTGAAGGACTCCATAAGGATATATTTGTTTTAAAGGCCGAAATAATTGAGCTAAAGGAAAAGCCTTCTGTTCCTATTGGAAACATAGGTATGGATGCTTTTGGACAAAAACCATATTTTGAAGATAAGGGAATTATGAAAAGGGCTATACTTGCTATGGGAAGGCAGGATATTGACCCGAATGGATTGATTCCTGTTGATAAAAATATTTCCATTGTAGGTGCAAGCAGTGACCATACTATACTCGATTTAACTAATTGTGAAAAAGAGTATAAAGTAGGAGATGTTGTTGAGTTTTACATGGAATATGGAGCACTTCTAAGGGCAATGACTTCTGAATATGTTAAGAAAATATTCGTTTGA
- a CDS encoding ornithine aminomutase subunit alpha has translation MATKRPDDFEVRRQHLRNLSDEELEQRFWQLAEEIVKPLVELAKTHTTPAVERSVLLRMGFSSIEAKAIVEGVMNLGLLGKGAGNVVFRLAKKRNIPVREAGLLLVEGKAWEEVPGLFEGGAANA, from the coding sequence ATGGCAACTAAAAGACCAGATGATTTTGAAGTAAGAAGACAACATCTTAGAAATTTGTCAGATGAAGAATTAGAGCAGAGATTTTGGCAGCTCGCAGAGGAGATTGTAAAACCTCTTGTTGAACTTGCAAAGACACATACAACTCCAGCTGTTGAAAGATCAGTATTGTTAAGAATGGGATTCTCAAGCATTGAAGCAAAGGCAATTGTAGAAGGAGTTATGAATTTAGGGCTTCTTGGAAAGGGAGCAGGTAATGTTGTGTTCAGATTGGCAAAGAAGAGAAACATTCCTGTAAGAGAAGCTGGACTTTTATTAGTTGAAGGAAAAGCATGGGAAGAAGTTCCAGGACTATTCGAGGGAGGTGCTGCAAATGCTTGA
- the hcp gene encoding hydroxylamine reductase encodes MEMFCYQCEQTAGAKGCVKIGVCGKQPDTANLQDLLIYILKVIAFYGNIGRSIGVVDNNIDHFIAYAMFSTLTNVNFDNQRFVDMIYQADKYKEELKNKVKTEYERKHGKWDKQEPEAALYRPSGGVEELLEQSKGKGIMADEKLDMDIRSLREIIIYGLKGMGAYAHHAQVLGKSDEEVYAFFHKGLAATLNNALSVNDLVGLALECGKVNYRCMEILNEGHKEHYGIPEPTEVELGVKKGPFIVVSGHDLHDLEELLKQTEGKGINIYTHGEMLPAHAYPGLKKYPHLAGNFGTAWQNQQVEFDNLPGAILFTTNCLMPPKDSYKDRLFTTSMVGFSGIQHIDAVNGKKDFTPVINKALELGGYKEDNIEKKILVGFGHDAVIGVADKVIDLIKQGKIKRFMLIGGCDGAKPGRNYYTEMAQRAPEDTIILTLACGKYRINRLDLGDIEGIPRLLDVGQCNDSYSAIRIALALADAFKCGVNDLPLHLVLSWYEQKAVAILLTLLHLGIKNIRLGPTLPAFITPNVLQVLIDNFNIMPISNAEHDLGEILV; translated from the coding sequence ATGGAAATGTTTTGCTACCAATGTGAGCAGACGGCGGGTGCAAAGGGATGTGTTAAGATTGGGGTATGCGGTAAACAGCCTGATACGGCTAACCTGCAGGATCTCCTAATTTATATTTTAAAGGTCATAGCATTTTATGGGAACATTGGAAGAAGTATTGGGGTTGTAGACAATAATATTGACCACTTTATAGCATATGCTATGTTTTCTACATTAACTAACGTTAATTTTGACAACCAGAGATTTGTTGACATGATATATCAAGCTGATAAGTATAAGGAAGAATTAAAGAATAAGGTTAAAACTGAATATGAAAGAAAGCATGGCAAATGGGATAAACAGGAACCTGAAGCCGCTCTTTATAGACCCAGTGGTGGAGTAGAAGAACTTTTAGAACAATCAAAGGGAAAGGGTATAATGGCAGATGAAAAACTTGACATGGATATTAGGTCATTAAGAGAAATAATAATTTACGGATTAAAGGGAATGGGTGCATATGCTCATCACGCTCAGGTTTTAGGAAAATCGGATGAAGAAGTATACGCATTTTTCCATAAGGGGCTTGCAGCAACATTGAATAATGCTCTTTCTGTAAACGACTTGGTTGGATTGGCGCTTGAATGTGGTAAAGTTAATTACAGATGTATGGAAATACTAAATGAAGGGCATAAGGAACATTATGGAATACCTGAACCGACTGAAGTTGAACTGGGAGTTAAGAAGGGGCCATTTATAGTTGTTTCAGGCCATGATTTGCATGATTTGGAAGAATTATTAAAGCAGACCGAAGGTAAAGGTATTAATATATATACCCATGGTGAAATGTTACCTGCACATGCTTATCCAGGGCTCAAGAAATACCCGCATTTAGCAGGGAATTTTGGAACAGCATGGCAAAATCAGCAGGTTGAATTTGACAATCTGCCAGGCGCAATATTGTTTACAACTAACTGTTTGATGCCTCCTAAGGACAGCTACAAAGATAGATTATTTACGACAAGCATGGTTGGTTTCTCTGGCATTCAACATATAGATGCTGTTAATGGTAAAAAGGATTTCACTCCAGTTATAAACAAGGCTTTAGAGCTTGGAGGATATAAAGAAGACAATATCGAAAAGAAAATTTTAGTAGGATTTGGACACGACGCAGTGATAGGTGTTGCTGATAAGGTAATAGATTTAATTAAACAGGGCAAGATAAAGAGATTTATGCTTATTGGAGGATGCGATGGAGCAAAGCCAGGAAGAAATTATTACACTGAGATGGCTCAGAGGGCTCCAGAGGATACTATAATTTTGACACTTGCCTGTGGAAAATATAGAATAAACAGACTTGACTTAGGGGATATTGAAGGAATACCAAGGTTATTAGATGTAGGTCAGTGCAATGATTCATATTCAGCTATAAGGATAGCACTTGCGCTTGCAGATGCATTTAAGTGTGGAGTTAATGATTTACCTTTGCATCTTGTCCTTTCATGGTATGAACAAAAAGCAGTTGCTATCTTATTGACACTACTTCATCTTGGAATTAAAAATATAAGATTGGGGCCAACATTACCTGCATTTATTACCCCTAATGTTTTGCAGGTATTAATAGATAATTTCAACATTATGCCAATATCAAATGCCGAACATGATTTAGGAGAAATTTTAGTTTAG
- the oraE gene encoding D-ornithine 4,5-aminomutase subunit OraE has translation MLDKNIKLDIEELLKDLESYRPKRRGWHWREEQGKQVYGEFEYHQASKPLKQSIPLPASKSFGYIDPQPDCIITTEIASGRFEDDIRRMRMAAWHGADHIMVIRTAGQSHYDGLIEGTPEGIGGVPISRKQVRATRKALDLIEEEVGRPINFHSYVSGVAGPDIAVMFAEEGVNGAHQDPQYNVLYRNINMVRSFVDAAVAKKIMAFADMVQIDGAHNANATAMKAWKVMPELMVQHALNCAYSKAVGMKPQNIALSTVPPTAPPTPCLRIDLPYAVALRQLFKDYKMRAQMNTKYMESDTREATVTHVLNLLISRLTRADIQSTITPDEGRNVPWHYYNIQAINTAKQALVGMDGLLELVELKKDGYLPEKVRELKERAVLFMEEILEVGGYFKAVEMGFFVDSGMYPERNGDGIARQIDGGIGVGTVFERDKDYMAPVCEHFGYNNLPEGIEKPCDLIDGCTFHKPEKIVFIDELDEEDNVLNRLAETEKYRKTNEIKPEVEWAGDGIVATTIFLPVDESVAEAAALEIGKKMGLEDVVVIHKQSAHPSEGTVVEIKGRVPFTVDTTKLVIPKKPEVLDDDIIRKDIERKGMKVVAATVGEDEHSVGLREVIDIKHGGIEKYGIECHYLGTSVPVEKLVDAAIELNADAILASTIITHNDIHIKNMKKLHELCIEKGIRDRIILCSGGTQITDEIAREAGMDAGFGRGTKGHHVATFLVKRRWELEKE, from the coding sequence ATGCTTGATAAGAATATAAAACTTGATATAGAAGAATTATTAAAGGACCTTGAAAGTTACAGACCAAAAAGAAGAGGCTGGCATTGGAGAGAAGAACAGGGTAAACAAGTATATGGCGAATTTGAATATCATCAAGCTTCAAAGCCTTTAAAGCAGAGCATTCCATTACCTGCATCAAAGAGTTTTGGTTATATCGACCCTCAGCCAGATTGTATTATAACTACTGAAATTGCATCTGGACGTTTTGAGGATGACATAAGAAGAATGAGAATGGCTGCATGGCATGGTGCAGACCATATAATGGTTATTAGAACTGCTGGACAGAGCCACTACGATGGACTTATTGAAGGAACACCAGAAGGTATAGGCGGGGTTCCAATATCAAGAAAACAGGTTAGAGCAACAAGAAAGGCTCTTGATTTAATAGAAGAGGAAGTAGGTAGACCAATAAACTTCCATTCATATGTTTCAGGAGTTGCAGGACCAGATATAGCTGTTATGTTTGCAGAGGAAGGAGTAAACGGTGCACACCAGGATCCGCAATACAATGTTCTATATAGAAATATAAACATGGTTAGATCCTTCGTTGATGCAGCTGTTGCTAAGAAAATAATGGCATTTGCAGATATGGTTCAAATAGACGGTGCGCATAATGCTAATGCAACTGCTATGAAGGCTTGGAAGGTTATGCCAGAACTTATGGTTCAGCATGCTTTAAACTGTGCTTATTCAAAGGCTGTTGGGATGAAGCCACAAAATATAGCACTTTCAACAGTTCCACCTACAGCACCGCCTACACCATGTTTAAGAATAGATCTTCCATATGCAGTAGCTCTTAGACAATTATTCAAGGACTATAAGATGAGAGCTCAAATGAATACAAAGTATATGGAAAGCGATACAAGAGAAGCAACTGTAACTCATGTTTTAAATCTATTGATTTCAAGATTGACAAGAGCAGACATTCAATCAACAATAACTCCAGACGAAGGAAGAAACGTTCCATGGCATTACTATAATATTCAAGCTATAAACACAGCAAAGCAGGCTCTTGTTGGAATGGATGGACTATTAGAATTAGTTGAACTTAAAAAGGATGGATACTTGCCTGAAAAGGTTAGAGAATTAAAGGAAAGAGCGGTTCTGTTCATGGAAGAAATACTTGAGGTTGGAGGATACTTCAAGGCTGTTGAGATGGGCTTCTTTGTTGATTCTGGTATGTATCCAGAAAGAAATGGAGACGGCATTGCAAGACAAATAGACGGTGGAATTGGCGTTGGAACAGTATTTGAAAGAGATAAGGATTACATGGCTCCAGTTTGCGAACACTTTGGATATAACAACTTGCCAGAGGGAATTGAAAAGCCATGTGACCTTATAGATGGCTGCACATTCCATAAACCAGAAAAAATTGTTTTCATCGACGAGCTCGACGAAGAAGATAATGTTCTAAACAGACTTGCTGAAACGGAAAAATATAGAAAGACTAACGAAATTAAGCCTGAAGTTGAATGGGCCGGCGATGGAATTGTTGCAACAACTATATTCCTTCCTGTTGATGAAAGCGTAGCTGAAGCTGCTGCATTGGAAATAGGTAAGAAGATGGGACTTGAAGACGTTGTTGTTATTCATAAGCAATCAGCACATCCATCAGAAGGAACAGTTGTTGAAATAAAAGGAAGAGTTCCATTTACAGTGGATACAACTAAGCTTGTAATTCCAAAGAAACCTGAGGTTCTTGATGACGATATAATAAGAAAGGATATCGAAAGAAAGGGAATGAAGGTTGTTGCAGCAACTGTAGGTGAAGATGAACACTCAGTTGGATTAAGAGAAGTAATTGACATTAAACACGGTGGAATTGAAAAGTATGGTATTGAATGCCACTACCTTGGAACATCTGTTCCGGTTGAAAAATTAGTTGACGCAGCAATAGAATTGAACGCAGATGCAATTTTAGCAAGCACAATAATAACGCATAACGATATTCATATTAAGAATATGAAAAAGTTACATGAGCTCTGCATTGAAAAGGGTATAAGAGACAGAATTATACTTTGCTCAGGTGGAACTCAAATAACTGATGAAATTGCAAGGGAAGCAGGAATGGATGCAGGATTTGGAAGAGGAACTAAGGGACACCATGTTGCAACATTCCTTGTAAAGAGAAGATGGGAATTGGAGAAGGAATGA
- the trpS gene encoding tryptophan--tRNA ligase: MEEKKVIFSGIKPSGDLTLGNYLGAIKNWVKLQDNYDSYFCVVDLHAITVKQEPALLRKRTIEILALYIASGIDPEKNTLFIQSHVPAHSEAAWLLNCYTYMGELGRMTQFKDKSQKLGESISAGLFNYPVLMAADILLYNTDLVPVGKDQKQHLELARDIAERFNNLYSPTFKVPEAYIPERAAKIMDLQDPTRKMSKSEDNPNGYILLMDTPEVIKKKISRAVTDTVGVVRYSEEQPGIMNLINIMSAITGLTPEEIERKYTGCGYAQFKSDVADAIVNELSPIQGKVKKLINDKTYLEDVYKKGAEKANYVANKMLRKIQKKIGFIPR, from the coding sequence ATGGAAGAAAAAAAAGTCATTTTTAGCGGAATCAAACCATCTGGCGACTTAACTCTCGGAAATTACTTGGGTGCGATAAAAAACTGGGTAAAACTCCAAGATAATTATGATTCATATTTTTGTGTTGTCGACCTTCATGCGATAACAGTAAAGCAGGAGCCTGCCCTTTTAAGAAAAAGAACTATAGAAATACTTGCACTTTATATTGCATCAGGAATTGATCCTGAAAAGAATACACTCTTTATACAATCCCATGTTCCTGCACACAGCGAAGCCGCTTGGCTTTTAAACTGCTATACTTATATGGGCGAGCTGGGGAGAATGACTCAGTTTAAGGACAAATCGCAAAAACTTGGTGAAAGCATAAGTGCTGGGCTGTTCAATTATCCTGTTTTAATGGCTGCAGATATACTTTTATACAACACTGACTTAGTCCCAGTTGGAAAGGACCAAAAACAGCACCTTGAACTTGCAAGGGATATTGCAGAGAGATTTAACAACCTATATAGCCCAACATTTAAGGTTCCAGAAGCATATATCCCTGAAAGAGCTGCCAAAATAATGGACTTACAGGATCCAACAAGGAAGATGTCAAAATCAGAAGATAATCCAAACGGTTATATTCTATTAATGGACACTCCTGAAGTTATAAAGAAGAAAATTTCAAGGGCTGTTACGGATACAGTTGGAGTGGTAAGATATTCTGAGGAACAGCCGGGAATAATGAATCTTATCAATATTATGTCGGCTATAACAGGCCTCACTCCGGAAGAAATTGAAAGAAAGTATACAGGATGTGGATATGCTCAATTTAAATCAGATGTAGCAGATGCGATTGTTAATGAACTTTCTCCAATTCAGGGAAAGGTTAAAAAGCTGATAAACGACAAAACGTATCTTGAAGACGTATATAAAAAGGGTGCAGAAAAAGCAAATTATGTAGCTAATAAGATGCTAAGAAAAATTCAGAAAAAAATTGGATTCATTCCTAGATAG